A portion of the Bacillota bacterium genome contains these proteins:
- the fabZ gene encoding 3-hydroxyacyl-ACP dehydratase FabZ — translation MDIREIMEKLPHRYPFLLVDRILELQPGQRAKALKNVTINEAFFQGHYPNNPIMPGVLLLEAMAQAAGVVVLPDDTNVVPLFAGVDKAKFRRVVRPGDQVILEVEVIQRRRQVARIQGKAFVDEQLAAEAELLFMIASEA, via the coding sequence ATGGATATACGGGAGATCATGGAAAAGTTGCCCCATCGGTATCCCTTTTTGTTGGTGGACAGGATTTTGGAACTCCAGCCGGGCCAACGGGCTAAGGCCCTGAAGAATGTGACCATAAACGAAGCCTTCTTCCAGGGTCATTATCCCAATAATCCTATCATGCCGGGGGTGTTGCTCCTTGAGGCAATGGCCCAAGCCGCAGGGGTTGTGGTGTTGCCTGACGATACCAATGTGGTGCCGCTTTTTGCCGGAGTGGACAAGGCGAAGTTCCGTCGGGTGGTAAGGCCCGGAGATCAGGTGATCTTAGAAGTAGAAGTGATCCAACGCCGTCGACAGGTGGCGAGAATTCAAGGCAAGGCCTTCGTGGACGAGCAGTTGGCCGCGGAGGCGGAATTGTTGTTCATGATTGCGTCTGAAGCATAA